The DNA sequence ACATCCCGTAAGTTTGTTAATAGTAACACCCCATACGTCTGTAATCAGTAATATAAGTTTGTAATCAGTAACATCCCGTAAGTTTGTTATCAGTAACGTAAGTTTGCAATCAGTGACGTCCCGTAATTTTGTTATCAGTAATGTAAATTTGTAATCAGAAACGTCCCGTAAGTTCGGTTACATCCAGCCTGTTAATTGTTGTCTTATTTTCTTCAGTCTCATCCTCGTGCCTTGTGTTGTCGTCGTTGTTGTCATCGCAACAGTTGTCGTAAAAATCGTCAAGAAGAGTAAGTATGTATGTGTCTAAAGaccacataataataataataaaagtacacttatatagcgccttatctaaaaatactctaaagcgctgtacaacatactaaaatttacaattgataattaaaagaaaaaccatagaatacacaacgaataatccttacacatataagcatgaatgcaacattatgtcataatggataaaaagtacaaatcaagacaatttaaagtataaaatatgatgcaagCATACAACGTCCTagatatatgaaaaacaaacaagtaaaaccACTCAAAGGAATCTAAAACACAAATGTGCCCAAAGTTCATTAAATTCAACAATACATGGCCGCGTCAAAGAAGTGTAGTATATTCAGGGAAAGTCAGACGCTGGTGCCTTGTCATGCCAATGTTCCATGTTCCGCGGAATGCTGACCTTGGTCACATCGAGGCATTATGACATGTTATGACGTAGTATTATGCTTCCTGTTAATTTCTTCCTATAGATTTGATACCCTACTATTTtcgtataaaaataaaattaaaaaactaATCAATATCCGCATCACTCAACATTAGAAATGCATTCAGAGTGATCGCCCTTTGTTACATTGATCTAATTTGAATGGACAGTCAGCATAATAATTGAACAAACTAATACCAAAAGGCTCATTTACAATTCCAAATTACTGAAAGTGAGTATTGATGTTTTAGCCGACAGTTTGTGTTCCATCATGAACTTTTCTTTACAGGAGGTACGTGACTTTGTACATCAATGGAAAAAAGCTAGAATTATCCTTTAAATTCAGGAGATGATATCCATGTTAATAATTATAGACCTGTACctgtttttatatatcataagCAAAATTATTAAAagacatgtttaaaaaaaacttttaacgAGTATTAGAATGTAAATAAGCTTTTAACAGAGCATCAATCAAGTTTCACATAATATCATTGACACATTGATGAAGGTGTACTTTTTATTGATCGAAGCAAAGCATTTAATTGACACAGTCAACCATGATGTATTAAAGCACAAACTTGTATGtttttggtatacatgtatatacccgtgaaaatacttttaaaatggtttcatttttatctatacatgaaagatcacaatgtgttttaaaaatggAAAGGGGCAATTTCTAAAGGATGAAGGCAAAATGTTAAGGTTTCaccttatttttctattttattgtgtttgtatttatcaagatttataaaaattagGGAGATTCCAATGTCATTCTTGTTTAGGTTGTCTGAGCAATATGTAttctattgttaattgccaagaAAAATAAGAAAGTTGCGGGATATGAGAAAACCGGTTTCTTCGAATggtattttatattcttataaaaatggagaGCATAAAAGCTGTTACCATCGGAGCCCTTCAGGGTTCTATATTGGGTCCtctgagtttttttttttttttttggctcacatgagctgaaagcggTTCAGGAAGCTTGATCAGCAAAGATgcctttttctttaaaaaaaaaaaaaatacacatatacttaaaatgaaatttatatgatttaaCAAGCTATTGTAAACTTAATTTTAGAAAGTCCAACCATTTTCATTGTAGGGAAGATATTTCAAGCAAGAACGGGAGGTCGTGAACCAGCTAGCCAGACCAACTACGCGAATTTTGGGAGTGTTCCTGTTCGCCAACATCACAAACTAAAACCACGTGTTCTTCTGGAATATCTTTATTCTTTCATAAGGGTGTGGATCATACATTTAAAGTTAATAAGACGTGTATGAGCACTAGAGAGGAAAATGAAAGTGCCGTTATTTCTCCGTCCAAATCTTGCTCCGCAGGAGAAATTTCTCCCAGGATGtagctatacatgtatttacaggaTGTAACgtttgttttatttctatacatgtatttacaggaTGTAACGTTTGTTTTAttgctatacatgtacttacaacTGAACTAACtatattgtattttgtttcCATTAGGTATCCGATCCATAACagcatttattttcacaaaaagtcAATACCTGTAGCACTAACTCTTTTGTGAAAACCAAATGCCTGATTTTAGCCAGATAAAAatggggagagagagagagagagagagagagagagagagagagtagatgGTGCAACATCTATTTATAGTGAATTAGATTATTTTGTcagttatctccccttgtaaaaatgtagaaaaaattaatattttcataatttgtatggTGATCTTTACTTTTcttcacatattttgaaagaccaTGGTAATAGGAATCTTTTCACCACGAGGTTCCTTtggaaattatattctaattgacttaatacatgtatgtcagaaCTGTGTTTTTCTCATAGGGATTAATGTTAATCTTtataacagatatttcttatatatgtcttgtcaattttgaaaattcttttggTGAATCACTGTGtatgttaattatttttcatttgataccaagtTTTGTATCACATAGCAGTTAATTATTGGGGGGAAATGGGGGTTTTATGGATCGGATACCTTAACAGTGCAATACTGCCGAGAGAGGCCCTGCATGAAAATGTCCTTAATAAAAGTGTTGTTCATTTATTCATACTTTATTTCCTTCTTTAGGAGATTACGACAATGAACATACCATGCACACACGTTACAAgtctattacatgtacattaggaCTAAACAGTACccaaaaaaatacaaataataaactATGTACATATTAGAAAGGAAAGGGGGCGTATGTAATTGTAGCAGCTGCCCTTCCTAGAGGTGATTAACTCCCAGTTGCGCCAATATCAGCTGCAGCAGCGAAGTTCAACAAACAAAAGACGACATAATCCGCCCCCTGTAGAGGAATAGAAGTGTGATCAACAAGCAGAGCTAGGTACAAGTCGTACTCTGTGAACTGACATAGCAGAGACGTACACCAAAGAAGTTCGTAATGATACCCCCCACTGATTACGAATGGATCCGGTGGATGAACAGGAGTGGACGAAAACATCGATGATAGGGATTCCACTGAGCAGGTAGAGGACAGAGCATTCGTATTTACATGAGTGTTGGTACACAGTTTGGCAACAAACTTGCATAAGGGTCTTTCATTAAAAGAGATTGGAAGTTTCCAGATGTCTACAAGTTTTGTATTTAGGGAATATTTGATTTTACTGGATCAAGTCAGGGTTAGAAGTCATTCGATTTTGTTTATCAAGTTCTAAGAAGCAGTTATATCTTTTATCTGTCTCCAATTACCTCTGATTGTGTCAAGATTGCACCAAGTCGACCCAAAAAGCCGTTCTAGGTCCATTGACCGATACACCACTCAATGCGTGACCGGTTGCGGTAATTCAATatagtagagcgttcgcttcatgTCCGAGAGGTCGTTAGTTCCAGCCCaactcgtgtcatggccgcgtccAACCTAAAACGTTAAATTATGTATAGTGATTGCTTCTTCGTTAAACGcccagcatttagaagtgagaatcaacggtctttcagatatgaccttaaaacggagtcGCGGTAGACGTTACCACGTTCAAGAACCCTCACCGTGACTGCCCTGAGCGCTACGCATAGGTCCaactttgtggtacttcacctacagcagGTGGCGTCtgaattctcgacgggacgttaaacaaatcaaacaacaaacaaatttgCATTCAGAATTGTCCCTCAAGGCATGAAGTTTAGAAAGAATATATCGGGAATTAGATCCAAATCATGTTTTGATACAATTATGCAAGTATATGGATTCAGTTGTTAAGAGGTTGCATTGGCAGATCTAgtgggttgattgattgtatcttgtttaacaaccctctcgagaatttttcactcatatggagacgccaccaagaccggtgaaaggcttcaaattcAGGTCTATACTCGGCGCTTTCGGCCATTGAACagcgagtttttttttttttttttttaaatccacctatgacgtcattcttttgttcgaacactcctttatttttcaggaatggagagttcggaaagtaggtcaacctttatacaagtagatataaatgcatgcaacaaaagaatgaaaaacgtaagacatgattaaaattaaattaaaattaagttttttttaatgtttacagtgGATTTTAAGTGTGTCAATGTACTCCCCCTTCCCCCTTCGGGGcctcggtccattacttttaaggaatggagggATACgagtacattaacccttacgtatgccacacctactgtgacaagggacatccgtttttaaggtcatctccgatgacccgtgacattcataccTGATGTCAAGCGTGTggggatggaactgtcactacctgttttaatgatttaggtttgtcgcggccggggTTCAAACCCCGATCTTCCGCATGCAGGGTGagcgctctacctctagaccaccgcgacGGTCTCTAGAGTGGGAGTTACAGGGTTTCACAACCTTTAGTTGaacatttcttaagaaaaagTCATTTTTACCACTTTGGGCTGTCCCCCTTTTTTTTTCGACGGAAAAGTTACAAAACtccctattttttttaatttttttttaagatcaGCCCTGGCTTGTCAGTGAAATAAGAAAGTAGTTTCCAGCAACGgatttagaaagaaacaaaaaggTGTGTGGGGAAGGGGGTGGGTGGATGTGTGTACAAGGCGGTGGGTGGGTGGTGCAGATCCTCAAACTTCctcataatatttacattt is a window from the Ostrea edulis chromosome 5, xbOstEdul1.1, whole genome shotgun sequence genome containing:
- the LOC125652249 gene encoding uncharacterized protein LOC125652249, producing MLSMQKLFILIVTTYGVDFTDGNGEACGTIGSGTQLYCPDKYHCCDSVIHSCCEDGYVCWKSVCISIIPLILVPCVVVVVVIATVVVKIVKKRKIFQARTGGREPASQTNYANFGSVPVRQHHKLKPRVLLEYLYSFIRVWIIHLKLIRRV